In the Diceros bicornis minor isolate mBicDic1 chromosome 22, mDicBic1.mat.cur, whole genome shotgun sequence genome, one interval contains:
- the PTAR1 gene encoding protein prenyltransferase alpha subunit repeat-containing protein 1 isoform X4 codes for MHPAASKPRLYHCMERERCSRVCEMRKNQQRRLLGRKELILSGTLNPIKDLHLGKLALTKFPKSPETWIHRRWVLQQLNQETSLPSFVTKGNLGTIPAEGTQRLIREEMEVCGEAAGRYPSNYNAWSHRIWVLQHLAKLDVKILLEELSSTKQWASMHVSDHSGFHYRQFLLKSLISQTVIDGSVLEQNALRSEPASVLPKDEAAAASTEEPRINLPHLLEEEVEFSTDLIDSYPGHETLWCHRRHVFYLQHHLNGRFSHSVTQLSPADSPGGTLSDLHFVPAGPHTSQAMEVDGLNDCSKQGYSQETKRLKRTPAPDSLGLEMEHRFIDQVLSTCRNVEQARFANAYRKWLVTLSQ; via the exons cgcTGTTCTAGAGTTTGCGAGATGAGGAAGAATCAGCAAAGGAGACTTTTAGGAAG aaaaGAGCTGATCCTCTCTGGCACTTTAAATCCAATTAAGGACTTACATCTGGGAAAACTGGCCTTAACTAAGTTTCCAAAGAGTCCAGAAACATGGATTCATAG GCGATGGGTGCTGCAACAGCTAAATCAAGAAACCTCCTTGCCTTCCTTTGTGACCAAAGGAAACTTGGGAACAATTCCTGCAGAAGGGACGCAGCGACTAATACGAGAAGAGATGGAGGTCTGTGGTGAAGCAGCAGGGAGATACCCAAGCAACTATAATGCCTGGTCCCATCGCATCTGGGTTTTACAACACCTGGCCAAGCTAGACGTCAAG ATTCTTCTTGAGGAACTATCTTCTACTAAACAGTGGGCATCCATGCATGTTTCAGACCACAGCGGATTTCACTACCGCCAGTTTTTGTTAAAGTCTTTGATTAGCCAAACTGTGATAGATGGTTCTGTATTGGAGCAAAACGCTTTGAGAAGTGAGCCAGCCTCAGTTCTTCCAAAAGATGAAGCAGCAGCAGCCTCAACAGAAGAACCAAGGATAAATCTTCCCCATCTTCTAGAAGAAGAAGTTGAATTCAGCACTGATCTTATTGATTCCTACCCAGGACATGAAACCCTTTGGTGTCATAG GAGGCATGTTTTCTACCTTCAGCATCACTTGAATGGTAGGTTTTCTCACAGCGTGACCCAGCTGTCACCTGCAGATAGCCCTGGGGGGACTTTGAGTGACTTGCACTTCGTCCCAGCAGGCCCCCACACATCTCAGGCAATGGAGGTGGATGGACTGAATGACTGTAGCAAGCAAGGCTATTCCCAGGAAACCAAACGCCTGAAGCGGACCCCAGCTCCAGACTCCCTAGGCCTGGAAATGGAGCACAGGTTCATCGATCAAGTATTGTCCACCTGCCGGAATGTAGAGCAGGCCAGGTTTGCCAATGCATACAGAAAATGGCTGGTTACTTTGAGTCAGTGA